A stretch of the Planctomycetota bacterium genome encodes the following:
- a CDS encoding DoxX family protein, translating to MAAKIIYWLATGLLSFAYLSGGYFDVAQPDQVILAATHLGYPLYFFTILGFWKLLAVFAILMPGLLRLKEWAYAGIFFNLTGAAATHVFVKDGVGEVMTPLIVLAIAMTSWALRPASRKLPGPVL from the coding sequence GTGGCTGCAAAAATCATCTACTGGCTCGCGACCGGCTTGTTGTCGTTTGCTTACCTGTCGGGGGGTTATTTCGACGTGGCCCAGCCCGATCAGGTGATCCTGGCGGCCACGCACCTGGGCTATCCGCTCTACTTCTTCACGATCCTCGGCTTTTGGAAATTGCTGGCGGTGTTTGCGATCCTCATGCCTGGTCTGCTGCGATTAAAGGAATGGGCCTATGCCGGCATTTTCTTCAACCTGACCGGCGCCGCCGCGACGCACGTGTTCGTGAAAGACGGAGTTGGCGAAGTAATGACGCCGCTCATTGTCTTGGCCATTGCGATGACGTCTTGGGCCTTGCGGCCGGCGAGTCGCAAGCTGCCCGGGCCGGTGCTTTAG
- a CDS encoding GyrI-like domain-containing protein — protein sequence MIDPPQIVNTEERLTAVIRLCVPASEIRQVMMPGLQELMAAVAAQGVAKTGPWFTHHFKVPDHEFDFELGVPVASAVKPTGRVTMSTLPATRVARTIYRGPYEELPNGWREFSAWVDQQGHRQGAGCWEYYAVGPESGLDPSQWQTELNRPLVD from the coding sequence ATGATCGATCCGCCGCAAATCGTGAACACCGAGGAACGATTGACCGCGGTCATTCGCCTGTGCGTGCCGGCTAGCGAGATTCGCCAGGTGATGATGCCCGGGCTGCAGGAGCTGATGGCCGCGGTCGCGGCGCAGGGGGTGGCGAAGACCGGCCCCTGGTTCACCCATCATTTCAAAGTGCCGGACCACGAGTTCGATTTCGAACTCGGCGTGCCGGTCGCGTCGGCCGTGAAGCCGACCGGGCGTGTGACGATGAGTACGCTGCCGGCCACGCGCGTCGCGCGGACGATCTACCGCGGGCCGTACGAGGAATTGCCGAATGGCTGGCGCGAGTTCTCAGCCTGGGTCGACCAGCAAGGGCACCGACAAGGAGCCGGCTGCTGGGAGTATTACGCCGTCGGCCCCGAGTCTGGTCTCGATCCGTCCCAATGGCAAACCGAGCTGAACCGCCCGCTGGTCGACTAG